The Centroberyx gerrardi isolate f3 chromosome 12, fCenGer3.hap1.cur.20231027, whole genome shotgun sequence genome has a window encoding:
- the LOC139914128 gene encoding retinoic acid receptor RXR-beta-A-like isoform X1, producing the protein MSSQQPISSASNSPTNVLGSPFSVISPSLSSPGVTPSLGFGPISSNQINSSVPISGMHSISSSDDIKPPFGLRPMSSHSPGIMLSQKRLCAICGDRSSGKHYGVYSCEGCKGFFKRTVRKDLSYTCRDNKECLVDKRQRNRCQYCRYQKCLAMGMKREVIKNVWMKEDGKDEGLMTVQEERQRNREREGELECSIAVNDEMPVEKILEAETAVEQRTELHSDGGSAANSPHDAVTNICQTADKQLFALVEWAKRIPHFSELPLDDQVILLRAGWNELLIASFSHRSIALKDGVLLASELHRDNAHSAGVAAIFDRESVQSAEVGAIFDRVLTELVSKMRDMQMDKTELGCLRAIVLFNPDAKGLSNTSEVELLREKVYASLEAYCKQKYPEQQGRFAKLLLRLPALRSIGLKCLEHLFFFKLIGDTPIDTFLMEMLEAPHQLS; encoded by the exons ATGTCCTCACAGCAGCCCATCAGTTCAGCCTCCAACAGCCCCACCAACGTCTTGGGTTCCCCTTTCTCAGTCATCAGTCCCTCACTTAGCTCCCCAGGGGTCACACCTTCTCTGGGCTTTGGACCCATCAGTAGCAATCAG ATCAATTCTTCAGTGCCCATTTCAGGGATGCACTCGATCAGCAGCTCAGATGATATCAAACCTCCGTTTGGCTTGAGGCCCATGTCTTCTCACAGCCCTGGAATAATGCTGTCTCAGAAACGCCTATGTGCCATCTGTGGAGACCGCTCCTCTG GCAAGCACTATGGAGTGTACAGCTGTGAAGGTTGCAAAGGTTTCTTCAAACGAACTGTGCGCAAAGACCTGAGCTACACCTGCAGGGATAACAAAGAGTGCCTGGTTGACAAACGCCAGCGCAACCGCTGCCAGTACTGCCGCTACCAGAAGTGCCTGGCCATGGGCATGAAGAGGGAAG TGATCAAAAATGTATGGATGAAAGAAGATGGAAAAGATGAGGGGTTGATGA CAGTCCAGGAGGAACGCCAGAGGAATCGAGAGCGTGAAGGAGAGCTGGAGTGCAGCATTGCGGTGAATGACGAGATGCCTGTGGAGAAGATCTTGGAGGCAGAGACTGCTGTGGAGCAGAGGACTGAGCTTCACTCTGATGGAGGCTCTGCAGCCAACTCT CCCCATGATGCAGTCACCAATATCTGCCAGACTGCAGATAAACAGCTGTTTGCCTTGGTGGAGTGGGCGAAGAGAATCCCCCACTTCTCTGAGCTGCCACTCGATGACCAGGTCATCCTTCTGCGTGCAG ggtggaatGAGCTCCTGATTGCCTCCTTCTCCCATCGCTCCATTGCTTTGAAGGATGGGGTTCTTCTGGCCTCTGAGCTGCATAGGGACAACGCACACAGTGCAGGAGTTGCAGCCATTTTTGACAG GGAGAGTGTGCAGAGTGCAGAGGTGGGCGCCATATTTGACAG GGTTCTTACTGAGCTCGTCAGTAAAATGAGAGATATGCAAATGGACAAGACAGAGCTTGGCTGCCTCCGAGCCATCGTCCTCTTCAACCCAG ATGCAAAAGGGCTATCCAACACCAGTGAGGTGGAGCTCCTTAGAGAGAAGGTCTATGCATCACTGGAAGCCTACTGCAAACAGAAATACCCAGAGCAGCAGGGAAG GTTTGCGAAGCTCCTCCTTAGACTGCCAGCACTGCGTTCCATTGGCTTGAAGTGCTTGGagcatctcttcttcttcaagCTGATTGGTGACACACCTATTGACACTTTCCTTATGGAAATGCTTGAAGCTCCCCATCAGTTGTCGTAG
- the LOC139914128 gene encoding retinoic acid receptor RXR-beta-A-like isoform X2 gives MSSQQPISSASNSPTNVLGSPFSVISPSLSSPGVTPSLGFGPISSNQINSSVPISGMHSISSSDDIKPPFGLRPMSSHSPGIMLSQKRLCAICGDRSSGKHYGVYSCEGCKGFFKRTVRKDLSYTCRDNKECLVDKRQRNRCQYCRYQKCLAMGMKREAVQEERQRNREREGELECSIAVNDEMPVEKILEAETAVEQRTELHSDGGSAANSPHDAVTNICQTADKQLFALVEWAKRIPHFSELPLDDQVILLRAGWNELLIASFSHRSIALKDGVLLASELHRDNAHSAGVAAIFDRESVQSAEVGAIFDRVLTELVSKMRDMQMDKTELGCLRAIVLFNPDAKGLSNTSEVELLREKVYASLEAYCKQKYPEQQGRFAKLLLRLPALRSIGLKCLEHLFFFKLIGDTPIDTFLMEMLEAPHQLS, from the exons ATGTCCTCACAGCAGCCCATCAGTTCAGCCTCCAACAGCCCCACCAACGTCTTGGGTTCCCCTTTCTCAGTCATCAGTCCCTCACTTAGCTCCCCAGGGGTCACACCTTCTCTGGGCTTTGGACCCATCAGTAGCAATCAG ATCAATTCTTCAGTGCCCATTTCAGGGATGCACTCGATCAGCAGCTCAGATGATATCAAACCTCCGTTTGGCTTGAGGCCCATGTCTTCTCACAGCCCTGGAATAATGCTGTCTCAGAAACGCCTATGTGCCATCTGTGGAGACCGCTCCTCTG GCAAGCACTATGGAGTGTACAGCTGTGAAGGTTGCAAAGGTTTCTTCAAACGAACTGTGCGCAAAGACCTGAGCTACACCTGCAGGGATAACAAAGAGTGCCTGGTTGACAAACGCCAGCGCAACCGCTGCCAGTACTGCCGCTACCAGAAGTGCCTGGCCATGGGCATGAAGAGGGAAG CAGTCCAGGAGGAACGCCAGAGGAATCGAGAGCGTGAAGGAGAGCTGGAGTGCAGCATTGCGGTGAATGACGAGATGCCTGTGGAGAAGATCTTGGAGGCAGAGACTGCTGTGGAGCAGAGGACTGAGCTTCACTCTGATGGAGGCTCTGCAGCCAACTCT CCCCATGATGCAGTCACCAATATCTGCCAGACTGCAGATAAACAGCTGTTTGCCTTGGTGGAGTGGGCGAAGAGAATCCCCCACTTCTCTGAGCTGCCACTCGATGACCAGGTCATCCTTCTGCGTGCAG ggtggaatGAGCTCCTGATTGCCTCCTTCTCCCATCGCTCCATTGCTTTGAAGGATGGGGTTCTTCTGGCCTCTGAGCTGCATAGGGACAACGCACACAGTGCAGGAGTTGCAGCCATTTTTGACAG GGAGAGTGTGCAGAGTGCAGAGGTGGGCGCCATATTTGACAG GGTTCTTACTGAGCTCGTCAGTAAAATGAGAGATATGCAAATGGACAAGACAGAGCTTGGCTGCCTCCGAGCCATCGTCCTCTTCAACCCAG ATGCAAAAGGGCTATCCAACACCAGTGAGGTGGAGCTCCTTAGAGAGAAGGTCTATGCATCACTGGAAGCCTACTGCAAACAGAAATACCCAGAGCAGCAGGGAAG GTTTGCGAAGCTCCTCCTTAGACTGCCAGCACTGCGTTCCATTGGCTTGAAGTGCTTGGagcatctcttcttcttcaagCTGATTGGTGACACACCTATTGACACTTTCCTTATGGAAATGCTTGAAGCTCCCCATCAGTTGTCGTAG
- the LOC139914127 gene encoding uncharacterized protein LOC139914127 isoform X2, protein MMKGTQILCLLFFSGFSSFTSGSSDFHFVNVAENYTDAKSYCRDKYTDLATVHNAADMDNLIASVPSNKDRAWIGLEIGDVWRWHWSSPDKGLDFFNWKAGEPQKSNQDICAAMNPGGEWFVSDCDTRQSFVCDGSNDTGHIFIAERKSWREAQNHCRNILSSDLVSIQSAEENEAVQKVSQSRTVWIGLFKDRWKWSDGSNSSFRYWKPNQPNYFRGNQDCVAAVIKDKGQWNDLRCDIKRKFVCHARKSTATPATTKQTSTQQALVTVQMVTNQTVLPNSSSPEVITSTFQMTTVLPSTEQSNTVNVTTKQVITGSHPDQNVTSTFKPTTLNTTDLVSSLNSSTELSVTTETAPVTGTQHQTPTTTMQITTDDISASTPEGTSTYSTAESSTLMPSVHIQGLIPENLILIRENMTWNEAMSYCREHHVDLVYITAKEIHEWVAEKAKNATSSHVWLGLRYSCSFDFWFWIKSYAGCYQNWAPGQGPEGQYGCGITGAIEATGGQQWVGLPETEKLNFICYACAETGEEAQ, encoded by the exons ATGATGAAAGGGACTCAAATTTTGtgtctgctgtttttctcag GATTTTCTTCCTTCACATCGGGCTCCTCAGATTTTCACTTTGTTAATGTTGCTGAGAACTATACAGACGCAAAGAGCTATTGCAGAGACAAGTACACTGATTTGGCAACAGTTCACAACGCGGCAGATATGGATAATTTGATTGCTTCAGTTCCAAGTAACAAAGACAGAGCCTGGATAGGACTGGAGATTGGAGATGTTTGGAGGTGGCATTGGTCTTCGCCTGATAAGGGGCTGGATTTTTTTAACTGGAAGGCAGGAGAGCCACAAAAAAGCAATCAAGATATTTGTGCAGCAATGAATCCAGGTGGTGAGTGGTTTGTAAGTGACTGTGATACTCGACAAAGTTTTGTCTGTGATG GTAGTAATGATACTGGTCACATTTTCATTGCTGAGCGCAAATCATGGAGGGAGGCTCAGAATCATTGCAGGAACATATTATCATCTGACCTGGTCAGCATACAGTCAGCAGAAGAGAATGAGGCAGTGCAGAAAGTGTCCCAGTCACGGACTGTGTGGATCGGCCTGTTCAAAGATCGCTGGAAGTGGTCCGATGGAAGCAATTCATCATTCCGTTACTGGAAGCCCAATCAACCTAACTACTTCCGCGGCAATCAGGATTGTGTTGCTGCTGTAATCAAAGATAAAGGGCAGTGGAATGACCTGAGATGCGATATCAAACGCAAATTTGTTTGTCAT GCAAGGAAATCAACTGCAACACCAGCAACCACCAAACAGACAAGTACCCAGCAAGCACTTGTAACAGTACAAATGGTCACAAATCAGACAGTTCTTCCAAACAGTTCATCTCCGGAGGTCATAACGTCAACATTTCAAATGACCACTGTGCTTCCTTCTACTGAACAATCCAACACTGTTAATGTGACCACTAAGCAAGTAATAACTGGCAGTCACCCTGATCAAAATGTTACATCAACATTCAAACCGACTACATTGAATACCACAGATCTTGTGTCATCTCTGAACTCAAGCACCGAGCTCAGTGTAACTACAGAGACTGCACCTGTGACAGGAACACAGCATCAAACCCCAACGACTACTATGCAAATAACTACAGATGATATTTCTGCATCAACACCAGAGGGGACTTCAACCTATAGCACTGCAGAGTCCTCAACTCTAATGCCCTCTGTGCATATTCAAGGTTTGATTCCAG AAAACCTGATATTAATCCGGGAGAACATGACATGGAATGAAGCCATGAGTTACTGCAGGGAGCACCATGTTGACCTTGTCTACATTACCGCCAAAGAGATTCACGAGTGGGTGGCTGAAAAGGCAAAGAATGCCACATCGTCCCACGTTTGGCTGGGCTTACGCTACAGCTGTAGCTTCGACTTTTGGTTCTGGATCAAGTCATATGCTGGCTGCTACCAGAACTGGGCCCCAGGACAAGGACCTGAAGGACAATATGGCTGTGGCATTACAGGTGCCATAGAGGCCACTGGGGGGCAGCAGTGGGTAGGCTTGCCCGAGACAGAAAAACTCAATTTCATCTGCTATGCATGTGCCGAGACGGGTGAGGAGGCCCAGTGA
- the LOC139914127 gene encoding uncharacterized protein LOC139914127 isoform X1: MMKGTQILCLLFFSGFSSFTSGSSDFHFVNVAENYTDAKSYCRDKYTDLATVHNAADMDNLIASVPSNKDRAWIGLEIGDVWRWHWSSPDKGLDFFNWKAGEPQKSNQDICAAMNPGGEWFVSDCDTRQSFVCDGSNDTGHIFIAERKSWREAQNHCRNILSSDLVSIQSAEENEAVQKVSQSRTVWIGLFKDRWKWSDGSNSSFRYWKPNQPNYFRGNQDCVAAVIKDKGQWNDLRCDIKRKFVCHGARKSTATPATTKQTSTQQALVTVQMVTNQTVLPNSSSPEVITSTFQMTTVLPSTEQSNTVNVTTKQVITGSHPDQNVTSTFKPTTLNTTDLVSSLNSSTELSVTTETAPVTGTQHQTPTTTMQITTDDISASTPEGTSTYSTAESSTLMPSVHIQGLIPENLILIRENMTWNEAMSYCREHHVDLVYITAKEIHEWVAEKAKNATSSHVWLGLRYSCSFDFWFWIKSYAGCYQNWAPGQGPEGQYGCGITGAIEATGGQQWVGLPETEKLNFICYACAETGEEAQ; the protein is encoded by the exons ATGATGAAAGGGACTCAAATTTTGtgtctgctgtttttctcag GATTTTCTTCCTTCACATCGGGCTCCTCAGATTTTCACTTTGTTAATGTTGCTGAGAACTATACAGACGCAAAGAGCTATTGCAGAGACAAGTACACTGATTTGGCAACAGTTCACAACGCGGCAGATATGGATAATTTGATTGCTTCAGTTCCAAGTAACAAAGACAGAGCCTGGATAGGACTGGAGATTGGAGATGTTTGGAGGTGGCATTGGTCTTCGCCTGATAAGGGGCTGGATTTTTTTAACTGGAAGGCAGGAGAGCCACAAAAAAGCAATCAAGATATTTGTGCAGCAATGAATCCAGGTGGTGAGTGGTTTGTAAGTGACTGTGATACTCGACAAAGTTTTGTCTGTGATG GTAGTAATGATACTGGTCACATTTTCATTGCTGAGCGCAAATCATGGAGGGAGGCTCAGAATCATTGCAGGAACATATTATCATCTGACCTGGTCAGCATACAGTCAGCAGAAGAGAATGAGGCAGTGCAGAAAGTGTCCCAGTCACGGACTGTGTGGATCGGCCTGTTCAAAGATCGCTGGAAGTGGTCCGATGGAAGCAATTCATCATTCCGTTACTGGAAGCCCAATCAACCTAACTACTTCCGCGGCAATCAGGATTGTGTTGCTGCTGTAATCAAAGATAAAGGGCAGTGGAATGACCTGAGATGCGATATCAAACGCAAATTTGTTTGTCATGGGG CAAGGAAATCAACTGCAACACCAGCAACCACCAAACAGACAAGTACCCAGCAAGCACTTGTAACAGTACAAATGGTCACAAATCAGACAGTTCTTCCAAACAGTTCATCTCCGGAGGTCATAACGTCAACATTTCAAATGACCACTGTGCTTCCTTCTACTGAACAATCCAACACTGTTAATGTGACCACTAAGCAAGTAATAACTGGCAGTCACCCTGATCAAAATGTTACATCAACATTCAAACCGACTACATTGAATACCACAGATCTTGTGTCATCTCTGAACTCAAGCACCGAGCTCAGTGTAACTACAGAGACTGCACCTGTGACAGGAACACAGCATCAAACCCCAACGACTACTATGCAAATAACTACAGATGATATTTCTGCATCAACACCAGAGGGGACTTCAACCTATAGCACTGCAGAGTCCTCAACTCTAATGCCCTCTGTGCATATTCAAGGTTTGATTCCAG AAAACCTGATATTAATCCGGGAGAACATGACATGGAATGAAGCCATGAGTTACTGCAGGGAGCACCATGTTGACCTTGTCTACATTACCGCCAAAGAGATTCACGAGTGGGTGGCTGAAAAGGCAAAGAATGCCACATCGTCCCACGTTTGGCTGGGCTTACGCTACAGCTGTAGCTTCGACTTTTGGTTCTGGATCAAGTCATATGCTGGCTGCTACCAGAACTGGGCCCCAGGACAAGGACCTGAAGGACAATATGGCTGTGGCATTACAGGTGCCATAGAGGCCACTGGGGGGCAGCAGTGGGTAGGCTTGCCCGAGACAGAAAAACTCAATTTCATCTGCTATGCATGTGCCGAGACGGGTGAGGAGGCCCAGTGA